A part of Ammospiza caudacuta isolate bAmmCau1 chromosome 5, bAmmCau1.pri, whole genome shotgun sequence genomic DNA contains:
- the PPP1R3A gene encoding protein phosphatase 1 regulatory subunit 3A produces MESFEGSRQVNRANFLQVPTGNDCTSDDEDVNIDIKLRFSPCPRRRNSSASEEEEADTPTNISRKVSFADAFGFDLVSVKEFDIWEFPNTGQENYVEDEVFPQDEFFFSQHFTLPASQEELLQRVREQKVVLESVVLLPGVTCMNGIIRVLNVSFEKQVYVRMTLNNWLTYYDILAEFMPNSCGSEMDQFCFKISVVPPFQKDGVKVEFCIRYETSVGTFWANNDDKNYTLICHKKETVPKVDNKSQKEATDRSLKGCLKTTQSRKEEILTSSDGGTWNNSRTSDTNIPEIVYSQAEDKDKKLAKENIKDKIAEYNQGDHKDDEKELELLLNQHFTGARGTSSRDERNFYTTEPINFPSETERLVKNPTSIERSSDLHPVPIGSSSETTSHAIGEELKDKAKYSVKDYSNQLPGKEVTAGSVNSYGRSLEHTGTSESLLSAKHFPLTKQNEAINVMATGSNRQGERHTDISKGEIDSSSGSKMVERLFISEDAAGTSEGACETRPETISPEHDKSMQLNAHIARMLDGNANPALEHQAPQMSHQTLDSLLSDADKNEGKIKMIESKVQVHLSEDLYAGTFAHAGVSTDSTQKKGVGEMSERNTDLGKQKKVIEVADLTSIGEEEASKPFKAHRKHNAKALNPAPLPAENKQAPRATRVDERRPEDTQEHRGFRRLKDRETDNTNKGRPIGRENEANFAEQRWQGMGSEVWRRVRGSVEPQTMTSTKELFTCQEAESCEKSSVSEQGITEKAEAGTAYIIKTTSESAPEKMPGSEKAVIAKLPRETALSDRPTEEKETAFDTHEGRNDGSHYALCQLNTVGVLYDTEFEKESVLGIYNAGVHETLQGETKSVCNSREKCAKAQPDNILPVGQAVKASAMGRKDLQEGSHSEVPKSPLSTQKHLYHEKAEEVYREESHGDTLSCFCSKAETKMPPSGTNIVPSYHYKSSSVPSSEGPTLEEGRGHLYRHFESNVIDNVAAESGYNLNLTNEITCLNKSFSREVEKGEVPSASDSATSGEGRGRNTGQFFHHAELQQERSWRPEVLISKSTKENGGTDSDSPADHLITGGKTLNWLDDSKKESQHASDSADISNQKSEACKLPSESPRLKHIAFKIFCFFLFLLFAATLYHYDLMVCLALYLFSLYWLYHEGRRSKESIKKE; encoded by the exons ATGGAGTCTTTTGAAGGATCTCGTCAGGTTAACAGGGCGAACTTCCTACAAGTTCCCACGGGAAATGATTGCACTTCAGACGATGAAGATGTTAATATTGACATTAAACTTCGTTTCTCCCCATGTCCCCGAAGACGGAATTCTTCAGcttcagaggaagaggaggcagatACTCCCACCAACATCTCAAGAAAAGTTTCATTTGCTGATGCATTTGGGTTTGATCTTGTATCTGTTAAAGAGTTTGATATCTGGGAATTTCCTAATACAGGACAAGAAAATTATGTAGAAGATGAAGTTTTCCCTCaggatgaattttttttctcccagcatTTTACATTACCTGCTTCTCAAGAAGAACTTTTACAAAGAGTGCGAGAGCAGAAAGTAGTGCTGGAGTCAGTCGTGCTCCTGCCTGGAGTTACCTGTATGAACGGCATTATACGAGTCCTCAATGTATCCTTTGAAAAACAGGTGTATGTTCGAATGACATTGAATAACTGGCTCACTTACTATGACATCCTCGCAGAGTTCATGCCTAATTCTTGTGGTAGTGAGATGGATCAGTTCTGCTTTAAGATTTCTGTGGTGCCTCCTTTCCAGAAAGATGGAGTTAAAGTGGAATTCTGTATCCGCTATGAGACATCAGTTGGTACCTTCTGGGCAAACAACGATGACAAAAATTACACACTGATCTGTCACAAGAAAGAAACTGTGCCCAAGGTGGATAATAAATCCCAGAAAGAGGCTACAGATAGGAGCCTTAAAGGCTGCTTAAAGACAACACAAAGCAG aaaagaagaaatattgaCTTCGTCTGATGGTGGCACATGGAATAACTCAAGGACTTCAG ACACAAACATCCCAGAAATTGTTTATTCACAAGCAGAAGACAAAGACAAGAAACTAgctaaagaaaatataaaagacaAAATTGCAGAATACAACCAGGGTGATCACAAAGATGATGAAAAAGAATTAGAGTTGCTG TTAAATCAGCACTTCACAGGAGCTAGAGGTACCTCTTCCAGAGATGAAAGGAATTTTTATACAACAGAACCAATTAATTTTCCAAGTGAAACTGAAAGATTGGTGAAAAATCCAACCAGTATAGAAAGAAGCAGTGACTTGCACCCCGTGCCTATCGGCTCCTCATCTGAAACCACTTCACATGCGATAGGAGAAGAATTAAAAGATAAAGCTAAGTATTCTGTAAAAGATTATAGTAATCAGCTACCAGGGAAGGAAGTCACTGCTGGCTCAGTAAACAGCTATGGGCGGTCTTTGGAACATACTGGTACCAGTGAAAGCCTTTTATCGGCAAAACATTTTCCTCTGACAAAGCAGAATGAGGCTATCAATGTTATGGCTACTGGCTCAAACCGACAAGGAGAGAGGCACACAGATATTTCAAAAGGTGAAATAGATAGCTCCTCTGGAAGTAAGATGGTGGAGAGGCTATTCATCAGTGAGGATGCTGCTGGTACCTCAGAAGGGGCCTGTGAAACGAGACCAGAAACCATTTCACCAGAGCATGACAAATCCATGCAATTAAATGCACACATAGCAAGGATGCTGGATGGCAATGCTAATCCAGCTCTGGAACACCAGGCACCACAAATGTCTCACCAAACTTTGGATTCATTGTTGTCAGATGCTgacaaaaatgaaggaaaaatcaaGATGATTGAAAGCAAAGTTCAGGTACACTTAAGCGAAGATTTGTATGCCGGCACTTTTGCGCATGCTGGTGTCTCAACAGAttccacacaaaaaaaaggagTTGGTGAAATGTCAGAAAGAAACACTGATTTGGGGAAGCAGAAGAAAGTTATTGAAGTAGCAGACTTGACATCAATAGGCGAGGAGGAAGCTTCCAAGCCTTTCAAGGCACACAGGAAACACAACGCCAAAGCCCTGAACCCAGCGCCTCTGCCAGCTGAGAACAAGCAGGcacccagggccaccagggTGGATGAAAGGCGACCTGAGGACACTCAGGAACACAGAGGATTCAGGAGATTaaaagacagagagacagacaaCACAAATAAAGGGAGACCAATCGGAAGGGAAAACGAAGCAAATTTTGCAGAGCAGAGGTGGCAAGGAATGGGGAGTGAGGTTTGGCGGAGAGTGAGGGGGAGCGTGGAACCTCAGACCATGACTTCCACAAAGGAGCTGTTTACCTGCCAGGAGGCAGAGAGTTGTGAAAAGTCTTCTGTCTCTGAGCAGGGTATTACAGAGAAAGCAGAGGCAGGTACAGCTTATATAATTAAAACAACATCAGAAAGTGCTCCAGAAAAAATGCCTGGCAGTGAAAAAGCAGTAATTGCTAAGCTACCTCGAGAGACTGCACTAAGTGACAGGCccacagaggaaaaggaaacagcGTTTGATACACATGAAGGGAGAAATGATGGTTCACATTATGCTCTTTGTCAACTCAACACAGTGGGTGTATTATATGACACTGAATTTGAAAAGGAATCAGTTTTAGGTATTTATAATGCAGGCGTACATGAAACACTGCAAGGAGAAACGAAATCTGTCTGCAATAGCAGGGAAAAATGTGCCAAAGCACAACCAGACAATATTCTACCTGTAGGACAAGCAGTAAAGGCTTCTGCTATGGGAAGGAAAGATTTGCAGGAGGGTTCACATTCAGAAGTACCTAAAAGTCCCCTGAGCACTCAGAAGCATCTATACCATGAGAAAGCAGAAGAGGTCTACAGGGAAGAAAGCCATGGTGATACACTTTCCTGTTTCTGTTCTAAAGCTGAAACAAAAATGCCACCTTCTGGTACAAATATTGTGCCTAGTTACCATTATAAAAGCTCTTCAGTGCCATCTTCAGAAGGGCCCACTCTGGAAGAAGGCAGGGGGCACCTGTATAGACACTTTGAATCCAATGTCATTGACAACGTTGCTGCTGAGTCAGGGTACAATTTAAATCTAACAAATGAAATAACATGTCTTAACAAAAGCTTCTCTCGTGAAGTTGAAAAAGGAGAAGTACCTTCTGCTTCAGACTCAGCAACTtctggagaaggaagaggaaggaataCAGGTCAATTTTTCCATCATGCAGAGCTCCAACAAGAGAGGTCATGGAGGCCAGAAGTTTTAATTAGTAAGTCTACCAAAGAAAATGGGGGAACAGACTCAGACTCTCCAGCTGACCATTTAATAACAGGGGGGAAAACACTAAACTGGCTTGACGATTCAAAGAAAGAAAGCCAACATGCTTCTGATTCTGCAGATATTTCTAACCAGAAGAGTGAAGCCTGTAAATTACCTAGCGAGTCTCCACGTTTAAAACATATTGCtttcaaaatattctgtttctTCTTGTTTCTTCTATTTGCTGCAACACTCTACCACTATGATTTGATGGTCTGCCTTGCACTCTACCTGTTCTCCTTGTATTGGCTATACCAcgaaggaagaagaagcaagGAGTCTATTAAGAAGGAATAA